The Anguilla rostrata isolate EN2019 chromosome 18, ASM1855537v3, whole genome shotgun sequence genome has a window encoding:
- the capn2a gene encoding calpain 2, (m/II) large subunit a has product MAGVASTLAKKRALAAGFGTNANAVRYQNQDFESLRSQCLSRGALFSDPNFPAAPESLGFNELGPGSSKTRGIQWKRPGELVSSPMFIVGGATRTDICQGALGDCWLLAAIASLTLNEDVLARVVPSGQDFGDNYAGIFHFQFWQFGEWVDVVIDDRLPTKDGELLFVHSAEGSEFWSALLEKAYAKVNGCYEALSGGSTTEGFEDFTGGIAENYELRKAPSNMFQIIRKALDAGALLGCSIDITSAADSEAVTYQKLVKGHAYSLTGAMEVDYRGRKEKLVRVRNPWGQVEWTGAWSDSSSEWNSVDQSQRDNLKKDDGEFWMAFTDFMRHYSRLEICTLTPDSLTSDSYKPWSVCHYNGSWRRGSTAGGCRNNPYTFWMNPQFKITLAEEDDDPDDNEVGCTFLVGLIQKNRRRLRKSGEDMHTIGFAIYEVPPEFHGQREVHLDKNYFLTHGQKARSETFINLREVSTRFKMPPGEYLIVPSTFEPHKDGDFCIRVFSEKQSETQPCDDPVEAELDDETVSEEEVDASFRGLFAKLAGSDMEISATELRTIFNKIVARRTDIKTDGFSLDTCRIMVNLMDDSGNGKLGIGEFATLWKKVQKYLAIYKKNDLDGSGNMSTPEMRMALKEAGFTLNDSIHQILVARYGESDMTIDFDNFVACLMRLEMMFKVFKKLDIDSSGFIELDFFQWLTFSMI; this is encoded by the exons ATGGCTGGAGTCGCATCTACGCTCGCCAAAAAGCGGGCACTAGCCGCTGGCTTCGGCACCAACGCAAACGCTGTCAGATACCAGAACCAGGACTTTGAGTCGCTGAGAAGCCAGTGCCTCAGCCGAGGGGCTCTTTTTTCGGATCCTAATTTTCCAGCTGCGCCGGAATCTTTGGGTTTTAACGAGCTTGGACCGGGCTCATCGAAAACTAGAGGCATTCAATGGAAAAGACCTGGA GAACTGGTGTCAAGTCCGATGTTCATCGTTGGCGGAGCCACCAGGACAGATATCTGCCAAGGAGCACTAG GTGACTGCTGGCTCCTGGCAGCCATTGCCTCTTTAACTCTCAATGAAGATGTTCTGGCCAGAGTTGTCCCCAGTGGACAGGACTTTGGGGACAACTACGCCGGCATCTTTCACTTCCAG TTCTGGCAGTTTGGAGAGTGGGTGGACGTGGTGATCGACGACCGGCTGCCCACCAAAGACGGGGAGCTGCTGTTCGTCCACTCGGCCGAGGGCTCTGAGTTCTGGAGCGCCCTGCTGGAGAAGGCCTACGCCAA GGTGAACGGCTGCTACGAGGCTCTGTCCGGGGGCTCCACCACCGAGGGGTTTGAGGACTTCACCGGGGGCATCGCCGAGAACTACGAGCTGAGGAAAGCCCCGTCCAACATGTTCCAGATCATCCGGAAGGCCCTGGACGCCGGCGCCCTGCTCGGCTGCTCCATCGAT atCACCAGTGCTGCAGATTCTGAGGCTGTAACCTATCAGAAGCTGGTGAAAGGGCATGCCTACTCTTTGACTGGCGCTATGGAG GTGGACTACCGGGGGCGCAAGGAGAAACTGGTGAGAGTTCGGAACCCCTGGGGCCAGGTGGAGTGGACAGGAGCGTGGAGCGACAG CTCGTCTGAGTGGAACTCCGTCGATCAGTCGCAGCGTGACAACCTCAAAAAGGACGATGGCGAGTTCTG GATGGCATTCACAGATTTTATGAGGCATTACTCTCGCCTGGAGATCTGCACTCTGACCCCAGACTCTCTGACCAGTGACTCCTATAAGCCCTGGAGTGTGTGTCACTACAAcggcagctggaggagggggtcCACCGCGGGGGGCTGCAGGAACAACCCCT ACACTTTCTGGATGAACCCCCAGTTTAAGATCACCCTGGCGGAGGAGGACGACGACCCGGACGATAACGAGGTGGGCTGCACCTTCCTGGTGGGCCTGATCCAGAAGAACCGGCGCCGCCTGAGGAAGTCAGGCGAGGACATGCACACAATCGGCTTCGCCATCTACGag GTTCCACCCGAG TTTCACGGGCAGAGGGAGGTCCACCTGGATAAGAACTACTTCCTGACTCACGGGCAGAAGGCCCGGTCCGAGACCTTCATAAACCTGCGCGAGGTCAGCACTCGCTTCAAAATGCCCCCTGGGGAGTACCTCATCGTCCCCTCCACCTTCGAACCCCACAAGGACGGGGACTTCTGCATCCGCGTCTTCTCTGAGAAACAGAGCGAAACTCA gccctgTGACGACCCTGTGGAAGCAGAGCTGGACGAC GAGACTGTGTCTGAGGAAGAAGTGGACGCCAGCTTTAGAGGACTCTTCGCCAAACTGGCCGGAAGC GACATGGAAATATCTGCAACAGAGCTGAGAACCATCTTTAATAAAATCGTCGCCAGAC GTACCGACATAAAGACGGATGGATTCAGTCTGGACACCTGCAGAATCATGGTCAATCTCATGGAC GACAGTGGTAATGGAAAGCTGGGGATCGGGGAGTTTGCCACCCTGTGGAAGAAAGTCCAGAAGTACCTG GCAATCTACAAGAAGAACGACCTGGACGGATCAGGGAACATGAGCACCCCAGAGATGCGGATGGCTCTGAAGGAAGCAG